In the Arachis ipaensis cultivar K30076 chromosome B10, Araip1.1, whole genome shotgun sequence genome, one interval contains:
- the LOC107623098 gene encoding eukaryotic translation initiation factor 5A-2 has protein sequence MSDEEHHFESKADAGASKTYPQQAGTIRKNGYIVIKGRPCKVVEVSTSKTGKHGHAKCHFVGIDIFTAKKLEDIVPSSHNCDVPHVNRTDYQLIDISEDGFVSLLTENGNTKDDLRLPTDDSLLTQIKDGFAEGKDLVVSVMSAMGEEQICALKDIGPKN, from the exons ATGTCGGACGAGGAGCACCACTTCGAGTCCAAGGCCGACGCCGGAGCTTCCAAGACCTATCCACAGCAAGCCGGTACCATCCGCAAGAACGGTTACATCGTCATCAAGGGCCGCCCCTGCAAG GTTGTTGAAGTTTCAACCTCCAAGACCGGTAAGCACGGTCACGCTAAGTGCCACTTTGTTGGAATTGATATTTTCACTGCCAAGAAGCTCGAAGATATCGTGCCCTCCTCCCACAACTGTGAT GTTCCCCATGTGAATCGTACTGACTACCAGTTGATTGATATTTCTGAGGATGGATTC GTGAGCCTGCTTACTGAAAACGGCAACACTAAGGATGACCTGAGACTCCCCACTGATGATAGTCTGCTTACTCAG ATAAAGGATGGATTTGCTGAAGGTAAGGACCTTGTTGTGTCAGTGATGTCTGCCATGGGAGAGGAGCAGATCTGTGCCCTGAAGGATATTGGTCCAAAGAACTAG
- the LOC107619884 gene encoding uncharacterized protein LOC107619884 → MLHRMLGEAVRNGQITLLLVGRDHVELLHLQFADDTILFCPTETGTIVNYKRMLRCFELMSGLSINFDKSNLIPVNCDQEWVEQVYGLLGCKQAGLPIQYLGISLGANPRLVKTWKPIIDKAEKKLSLWKAKVLNKAGKLVLIKSVLNSLPIYYLSLYKMPKAVTDKLIALQRRFMWCREDGSYEMPLVKWEVVQAPKKAGGLGVEDAVLRNTALLFKWWWRFLKEDCPLWKKVVCSCNNLNPNIMLASQTLPVKGGPWKDICQLNITDQ, encoded by the coding sequence ATGTTGCATAGGATGTTGGGGGAGGCCGTGAGGAATGGACAAATTACTCTGCTACTGGTAGGGAGAGATCATGTTGAGTTGTTGCATCTCCAATTTGCGGATGATACAATCTTGTTTTGCCCTACGGAGACAGGAACAATTGTGAACTATAAGAGGATGTTGCGTTGTTTTGAGTTGATGTCTGGGTTGAGCATCAATTTTGATAAGTCGAATTTGATCCCGGTTAACTGTGATCAGGAATGGGTGGAGCAGGTGTATGGCCTTCTGGGGTGTAAGCAAGCTGGTCTACCAATTCAATACCTTGGAATTTCGCTAGGAGCTAATCCGAGACTAGTGAAGACTTGGAAGCCAATCATAGATAAGGCAGAAAAGAAGCTCAGCTTATGGAAAGCGAAGGTTCTAAACAAAGCAGGCAAGCTAGTTCTCATCAAATCGGTGTTGAATAGCTTACCGATCTATTACCTTAGCCTATACAAGATGCCAAAAGCAGTCACTGACAAGTTGATTGCACTCCAAAGGAGATTTATGTGGTGTAGGGAGGATGGTAGCTATGAGATGCCTCTAGTAAAGTGGGAAGTGGTTCAGGCTCCAAAGAAGGCTGGAGGCTTGGGGGTCGAAGATGCAGTGCTTCGAAACACAGCActgttgtttaagtggtggtggaggttttTAAAGGAGGATTGCCCGTTGTGGAAGAAGGTGGTCTGCTCCTGTAATAATCTGAACCCAAACATTATGCTAGCTAGTCAGACCTTACCAGTGAAGGGAGGCCCGTGGAAAGACATCTGTCAGTTGAATATAACAGACCAATAG